The Polyodon spathula isolate WHYD16114869_AA chromosome 13, ASM1765450v1, whole genome shotgun sequence genome includes a region encoding these proteins:
- the LOC121325113 gene encoding E3 ubiquitin-protein ligase RNF182-like: MSCETEERLTSDELECKICYQRYNVHNRKPKILDCLHRVCARCLNKILDISDGCHCISCPFCRHETEVTEYEVAGLPDDMNIVSKLATRDKSCSDSKEVVLTPKSLASSSPSHGSSNCLVITIMEVQRDSPRTPSRNSSSDYYADQSLDSISVTSHNQIDQDLFSKLCSHMPRILVWLLGFFYFGSLPLGIYLLVIQKVTLGIVCVSLVPSSLTVCLVYGFCQCLCQGMCDCSSRS, from the coding sequence ATGAGCTGTGAAACTGAAGAAAGGTTAACAAGTGATGAGCTGGAGTGCAAAATTTGTTACCAACGGTATAATGTGCACAACCGAAAACCCAAAATCCTGGACTGCCTTCACAGGGTATGCGCACGATGTCTGAACAAGATACTGGACATAAGCGATGGCTGCCATTGCATCAGCTGCCCCTTTTGTCGCCATGAAACAGAGGTGACTGAATACGAGGTGGCCGGACTCCCTGATGACATGAACATCGTGTCCAAACTGGCCACCAGAGACAAGTCATGCTCGGACAGCAAAGAGGTGGTCCTAACACCCAAAAGCCTGGCTTCATCCAGCCCTTCTCATGGATCCTCCAACTGCTTAGTTATCACAATCATGGAGGTACAGAGGGACTCCCCTAGGACTCCCAGTAGAAACTCAAGCTCTGATTACTATGCAGATCAGAGTTTGGATTCAATATCAGTGACATCTCATAATCAAATAGACCAAGACCTTTTCTCAAAGCtgtgtagccacatgcccagaatACTGGTTTGGCTGCTAGGTTTCTTCTACTTTGGCTCTCTACCGCTCGGGATTTACCTGCTGGTGATTCAGAAAGTGACCTTGGGGATTGTGTGTGTCAGTCTTGTTCCTTCCAGTCtgactgtttgtttggtttatggGTTTTGCCAGTGCCTGTGCCAAGGGATGTGTGACTGTTCATCAAGAAGCTGA